The genomic window CGGACCCGTGCCGCGCTCGTGCGCCCGGGGGTTGGCCGGGTTGGCGAACTGGTCGACGTGCCAGCAGTCCGGCCGCTCGACGGCGAGGCGCGCCGCCAGATCCTGGTAGTACTCGGGGTGCCCCTTGCCGACATCGCTGCGCGTGATGATCACCTCGGCGCCCAGCGCGCGCAGGTGGGCGACCTTCTCGCGGCTCATCTTGTCGGGAACGACGAAGCTGCTCGCGTAGCCCTTGGCACCGCCCACGAGCGCGAGCCCCAGGCCGGTGTTGCCGGCCGTCGCCTCGATCAGGCGCATGCCGGGCCGCAGGCGTCCCTCGGCTTCGGCGGCCTCGATCATCGAGAGGGCGATGCGGTCCTTGATCGAGCCGCCGGGGTTGGCCAGCTCCAGCTTGAGGAAGAGGCGGCAGGGGCCGGCGTCCAGGCGCGTCAGCTCGACGAGCGGCGTGTTGCCGATGAGGGCGAGCAAGCTGGTGGCCATGGCAACTCCTCCCGCTGGTCGTGCTGCCGTTCAAGATGCCCTGAGTCCGCCCCTTCGCGAAAGGCAAAAGCGCGCCGGCGATCTGGATTCCGGAGTCGCCATCCCCTAAACTGCCGGCTCACCCGCGGCCCGCCCGGGCGGCGCCGCCCGCGAAGGAGCTCACGATGGAGTATCGCCTCCTTGGCCGAAGCGGCCTGCAGGTCTCGGCCCTCAGTCTCGGGTCCTGGGTCACCTTCGGCGCGCAGCTCGGCGAGACCGAGGCGAAGGACTGCATGGCCGCCGCGCGCGAGGCCGGCGTGAACTTCTTCGACAACGCCGAGGTCTACGCGGGCGGCGAGTCGGAGCTGATCATGGGCCGCGCGATCAAGAGCCTCGGCTGGAAGCGCGCGGACCTGGTGATCTCGACCAAGATCTTCTGGGGCGGGCGCGGGCCCAACGACCGCGGCCTCAGCCGCAAGCACATCGTCGAGGGCACGCGCGCGGCCCTCGACCGCCTGCAGATCGCCGCAGTGGACCTCGTCTTCTGCCACCGACCCGACCCGCGCACGCCGATGGAAGAGACCGTCCGCGCGATGAGCTGGCTGGTCGAGCAGGGTTGGGCCTACTACTGGGGCACCAGCGAATGGAGCGCCGA from bacterium includes these protein-coding regions:
- a CDS encoding pyridoxal-phosphate dependent enzyme, coding for MATSLLALIGNTPLVELTRLDAGPCRLFLKLELANPGGSIKDRIALSMIEAAEAEGRLRPGMRLIEATAGNTGLGLALVGGAKGYASSFVVPDKMSREKVAHLRALGAEVIITRSDVGKGHPEYYQDLAARLAVERPDCWHVDQFANPANPRAHERGTGP